The proteins below come from a single Acinonyx jubatus isolate Ajub_Pintada_27869175 chromosome A1, VMU_Ajub_asm_v1.0, whole genome shotgun sequence genomic window:
- the PCDH1 gene encoding protocadherin-1 isoform X1: MDSRAGGRRCPEAALLILEPARMGPLRPSPGPGRQQLLLPPLLLTLLLLLAASPGHATRVVYKVLEEQPPNTLIGSLAADYGFPDMGHLYKLEVGAPYLRVDGKTGDIFTTETSIDREGLRECQNQLPGEPCILEFEVSITDLVQNGSPRLLEGQIEVQDINDNTPNFASPVITLPIPENTNIGSLFPIPVASDRDAGPNGVASYELQAGPEAQELFGLQVAEDQEGKQPQLIVMGNLDRERWDSYDLTIKVQDGGSPPRASSALLRVTVLDTNDNAPKFERPSYEAELSENSPIGHSVIQVKANDSDQGANAEIDYTFHQAPEVVRRLLRLDRNTGLITVQGPVDREDVSTLRFSVLAKDRGTNPKSARAQVVVTVKDMNDNAPTIEIRGIGLVTHQDGMANISEDVAEETAVALVQVSDRDEGENAAVTCVVAGDVPFQLRQASETGSDSKKKYFLQTTTPLDYEKVKDYTIEIVAVDSGNPPLSSTNSLKVQVVDVNDNAPVFTQSVTEVAFPENNKPGEVVTEVTASDADSGSNAELVYSLEPEPAAKGLFTISPETGEIRVKTSLDREQRDSYELKVVAADRGSPSLQGTATVLVNVLDCNDNDPKFMLSGYNFSVMENMPALSPVGMVTVIDGDKGENARVQLTVEQDNGDFVIQNGTGTILSSLSFDREQQSTYTFQLKAVDGGVPPRSAYVGVTINVLDENDNAPFITAPSNTSHRLLTPQTRLGETVSQVTAEDIDSGVNAELTYSIAGGNPYGLFQIGSHSGAITLEKEIERRHHGLHRLVVKVSDRGKPPRYGTALVHLYVNETLANRTLLETLLGHSLDTPLDIDIAGDPEYERSKQRGNILFGVVAGVVAVALLIALAVLVRYCRQREAKSGYQAGKKETKDLYAPKPSSKASKGNKSKGKKSKSPKPVKPVEDEDEAGLQKSLKFNLMSDAPGDSPRIHLPLNYPPGSPDLGRHYRSNSPLPSIQLQPQSPSASKKHQVVQDLPPANTFVGTGDTTSTGSEQYSDYSYRTNPPKYPSKQLPHRRVTFSATSQAQELQDPSQHSYYDSGLEESETPSSKSSSGPRLGPLALPEDHYERTTPDGSIGEMEHPENDLRPLPDVAMTGTCTQECSEFGHSDTCWMPGQSSPSRRTKSSALKLSTFVPYQDRGGQEPVGAGSPSPPEDRNTKTAPVRLLPSYSAFSHSSHDSCKDSATLEEIPLTQTSDFPPAATPASAQTAKREIYL, translated from the exons CCCTCCTGATTCTAGAGCCTGCCAGGATGGGGCCCCTGAGGCCTAGCCCAGGCCCTGGGAGGCAACAGTTGCTGCTGCCTCCCTTGTTACTGACACTGCTGCTTCTGCTGGCCGCATCCCCAGGCCATGCCACTCGGGTGGTGTACAAGGTGCTGGAGGAACAGCCACCCAACACCCTCATTGGGAGCCTCGCAGCTGACTACGGTTTTCCAGATATGGGCCACCTGTACAAACTAGAGGTAGGCGCCCCGTACCTGCGGGTGGATGGCAAGACGGGAGACATCTTCACCACGGAGACCTCTATCGACCGCGAGGGGCTCCGTGAATGCCAGAACCAGCTCCCCGGTGAGCCCTGCATCCTGGAGTTTGAGGTGTCTATTACAGACCTCGTGCAGAATGGCAGTCCCCGGCTGTTAGAGGGCCAGATAGAGGTACAGGACATCAATGACAACACGCCCAACTTCGCCTCGCCAGTCATCACATTACCCATCCCTGAGAACACCAACATCGGCTCACTCTTCCCCATCCCGGTGGCTTCTGACCGTGATGCTGGCCCCAACGGTGTGGCGTCCTATGAGCTGCAGGCCGGGCCCGAGGCCCAGGAGCTATTTGGGCTTCAGGTGGCAGAGGACCAGGAGGGGAAGCAGCCACAGCTCATCGTGATGGGCAACCTGGACCGGGAGCGCTGGGATTCCTATGACCTCACCATCAAGGTGCAGGATGGTGGCAGCCCCCCACGTGCCAGCAGTGCCCTGCTTCGAGTCACTGTGCTTGACACCAATGACAACGCCCCCAAGTTCGAGCGGCCCTCCTATGAGGCTGAGCTGTCTGAGAACAGCCCCATAGGCCACTCAGTCATCCAG GTGAAAGCCAATGACTCGGACCAAGGTGCCAATGCGGAGATTGACTACACCTTCCACCAGGCGCCTGAAGTGGTGAGGCGTCTTCTGCGACTGGACAGGAACACTGGACTTATTACTGTGCAGGGCCCTGTGGATCGTGAAGATGTAAGTACCCTGCGCTTCTCAGTGCTCGCCAAGGACCGAGGCACCAACCCCAAGAGTGCCCGCGCCCAAGTGGTGGTGACTGTGAAGGACATGAACGACAATGCCCCCACCATTGAGATCCGGGGCATAGGGTTGGTGACCCATCAAGACGGGATGGCGAACATCTCAGAAGATGTGGCAGAGGAGACAGCTGTAGCCCTGGTACAGGTATCTGACCGAGATGAGGGAGAGAATGCAGCTGTCACCTGTGTGGTGGCAGGTGATGTGCCCTTCCAGCTACGCCAGGCCAGTGAGACGGGAAGTGACAGCAAAAAGAAGTACTTCCTGCAGACCACCACCCCACTCGACTACGAGAAGGTCAAAGACTACACCATAGAGATTGTGGCCGTGGACTCTGGCAACCCCCCACTCTCTAGTACCAACTCCCTCAAGGTACAGGTGGTAGACGTCAATGATAATGCACCTGTCTTCACCCAGAGCGTCACTGAGGTTGCCTTCCCAGAAAACAACAAGCCAGGTGAAGTGGTCACCGAAGTCACTGCCAGTGATGCTGACTCGGGCTCTAATGCTGAGCTGGTTTACTCTCTGGAGCCTGAGCCAGCCGCCAAGGGCCTCTTCACCATCTCACCTGAGACTGGAGAGATCCGGGTGAAGACATCCCTTGATCGGGAACAGCGGGACAGTTATGAGTTAAAGGTGGTGGCAGCCGACCGGGGCAGCCCCAGCCTGCAGGGCACAGCCACCGTCCTCGTCAACGTGCTGGACTGCAATGACAATGACCCCAAGTTTATGCTGAGCGGCTACAACTTCTCAGTGATGGAGAACATGCCGGCACTGAGTCCAGTGGGCATGGTGACCGTCATTGATGGGGATAAGGGGGAGAATGCCCGGGTACAGCTCACAGTGGAGCAGGACAATGGTGACTTTGTTATTCAGAATGGCACGGGCACGATTCTCTCCAGCCTGAGCTTTGATCGGGAACAGCAAAGCACCTATACATTCCAGCTGAAGGCGGTGGATGGCGGTGTCCCACCTCGCTCAGCTTATGTTGGTGTCACCATCAACGTGCTGGATGAGAATGACAATGCACCTTTTATCACCGCCCCTTCCAACACCTCCCACCGGCTGTTGACCCCCCAGACCCGTCTTGGTGAGACGGTCAGCCAGGTGACAGCTGAGGACATTGACTCTGGTGTCAATGCTGAGTTGACCTATAGCATTGCTGGTGGCAACCCTTACGGACTCTTCCAGATCGGGTCACATTCAGGTGCCATCACCCTCGAGAAGGAGATTGAGCGGCGCCACCACGGGCTGCACCGCCTAGTGGTAAAGGTCAGTGACCGTGGCAAGCCCCCACGCTATGGCACAGCCTTGGTCCACCTTTATGTCAACGAGACCCTGGCCAACCGCACCCTGCTAGAGACCCTGCTGGGCCACAGCCTGGACACGCCACTGGACATCGACATTGCTGGGGACCCGGAATACGAGCGCTCCAAGCAGCGTGGCAACATCCTCTTTGGTGTGGTGGCTGGTGTTGTGGCTGTGGCCTTGCTCATTGCCCTGGCAGTGCTCGTGCGCTACTGCCGGCAGCGGGAAGCCAAGAGTGGCTACCAGGCCGGTAAGAAGGAGACCAAGGACCTGTATGCCCCCAAGCCCAGCAGCAAAGCctccaagggaaacaaaagcaagggCAAGAAGAGCAAGTCCCCAAAGCCTGTGAAGCCAGTGGAAGATGAGGACGAGGCCGGGCTGCAGAAATCTCTCAAGTTCAATCTGATGAGCGACGCCCCTGGGGACAGCCCCCGCATCCACCTGCCCCTCAACTATCCACCGGGCAGCCCTGACCTGGGCCGCCACTACCGCTCTAACTCCCCACTGCCTTCCATCCAGCTGCAGCCCCAGTCACCCTCGGCCTCCAAGAAGCACCAGGTGGTGCAGGACCTGCCACCCGCAAACACATTCGTGGGCACAGGTGACACCACGTCCACAGGCTCTGAGCAGTACTCCGACTACAGCTACCGCACCAACCCCCCCAAATACCCCAGCAAGCAG TTACCTCACCGCCGCGTCACATTCTCCGCCACCAGTCAGGCCCAGGAGCTGCAGGACCCGTCCCAGCACAGTTACTATGACAGTGGCCTGGAGGAGTCTGAGACGCCGTCCAGCAAGTCGTCCTCGGGACCCCGGCTCGGCCCCCTGGCTCTGCCCGAGGACCACTACGAGCGCACGACGCCCGATGGCAGCATAGGAGAGATGGAGCACCCTGAGAACG ACCTGCGCCCTTTGCCTGATGTTGCCATGACAGGCACATGTACCCAGGAGTGCAGCGAGTTTGGCCACTCCGACACATGCTGGATGCCTGGCCAGTCGTCTCCCAGCCGCCGGACCAAGAGCAGCGCCCTCAAACTCTCCACCTTCGTGCCTTACCAGGACCGAGGAGGGCAGGAGCCTGTGGGCGCCGGCAGCCCCAGCCCCCCGGAAGACCGGAACACCAAAACGGCCCCCGTGCGCCTCCTGCCCTCCTACAGTGCCTTCTCCCACAGTAGCCATGATTCCTGCAAGGACTCGGCCACCTTGGAGGAAATCCCCCTGACCCAGACCTCGGACTTCCCACCTGCAGCCACACCGGCATCTGCCCAGACAGCCAAGCGCGAGATCTACCTGTGA
- the PCDH1 gene encoding protocadherin-1 isoform X2 yields MGPLRPSPGPGRQQLLLPPLLLTLLLLLAASPGHATRVVYKVLEEQPPNTLIGSLAADYGFPDMGHLYKLEVGAPYLRVDGKTGDIFTTETSIDREGLRECQNQLPGEPCILEFEVSITDLVQNGSPRLLEGQIEVQDINDNTPNFASPVITLPIPENTNIGSLFPIPVASDRDAGPNGVASYELQAGPEAQELFGLQVAEDQEGKQPQLIVMGNLDRERWDSYDLTIKVQDGGSPPRASSALLRVTVLDTNDNAPKFERPSYEAELSENSPIGHSVIQVKANDSDQGANAEIDYTFHQAPEVVRRLLRLDRNTGLITVQGPVDREDVSTLRFSVLAKDRGTNPKSARAQVVVTVKDMNDNAPTIEIRGIGLVTHQDGMANISEDVAEETAVALVQVSDRDEGENAAVTCVVAGDVPFQLRQASETGSDSKKKYFLQTTTPLDYEKVKDYTIEIVAVDSGNPPLSSTNSLKVQVVDVNDNAPVFTQSVTEVAFPENNKPGEVVTEVTASDADSGSNAELVYSLEPEPAAKGLFTISPETGEIRVKTSLDREQRDSYELKVVAADRGSPSLQGTATVLVNVLDCNDNDPKFMLSGYNFSVMENMPALSPVGMVTVIDGDKGENARVQLTVEQDNGDFVIQNGTGTILSSLSFDREQQSTYTFQLKAVDGGVPPRSAYVGVTINVLDENDNAPFITAPSNTSHRLLTPQTRLGETVSQVTAEDIDSGVNAELTYSIAGGNPYGLFQIGSHSGAITLEKEIERRHHGLHRLVVKVSDRGKPPRYGTALVHLYVNETLANRTLLETLLGHSLDTPLDIDIAGDPEYERSKQRGNILFGVVAGVVAVALLIALAVLVRYCRQREAKSGYQAGKKETKDLYAPKPSSKASKGNKSKGKKSKSPKPVKPVEDEDEAGLQKSLKFNLMSDAPGDSPRIHLPLNYPPGSPDLGRHYRSNSPLPSIQLQPQSPSASKKHQVVQDLPPANTFVGTGDTTSTGSEQYSDYSYRTNPPKYPSKQLPHRRVTFSATSQAQELQDPSQHSYYDSGLEESETPSSKSSSGPRLGPLALPEDHYERTTPDGSIGEMEHPENDLRPLPDVAMTGTCTQECSEFGHSDTCWMPGQSSPSRRTKSSALKLSTFVPYQDRGGQEPVGAGSPSPPEDRNTKTAPVRLLPSYSAFSHSSHDSCKDSATLEEIPLTQTSDFPPAATPASAQTAKREIYL; encoded by the exons ATGGGGCCCCTGAGGCCTAGCCCAGGCCCTGGGAGGCAACAGTTGCTGCTGCCTCCCTTGTTACTGACACTGCTGCTTCTGCTGGCCGCATCCCCAGGCCATGCCACTCGGGTGGTGTACAAGGTGCTGGAGGAACAGCCACCCAACACCCTCATTGGGAGCCTCGCAGCTGACTACGGTTTTCCAGATATGGGCCACCTGTACAAACTAGAGGTAGGCGCCCCGTACCTGCGGGTGGATGGCAAGACGGGAGACATCTTCACCACGGAGACCTCTATCGACCGCGAGGGGCTCCGTGAATGCCAGAACCAGCTCCCCGGTGAGCCCTGCATCCTGGAGTTTGAGGTGTCTATTACAGACCTCGTGCAGAATGGCAGTCCCCGGCTGTTAGAGGGCCAGATAGAGGTACAGGACATCAATGACAACACGCCCAACTTCGCCTCGCCAGTCATCACATTACCCATCCCTGAGAACACCAACATCGGCTCACTCTTCCCCATCCCGGTGGCTTCTGACCGTGATGCTGGCCCCAACGGTGTGGCGTCCTATGAGCTGCAGGCCGGGCCCGAGGCCCAGGAGCTATTTGGGCTTCAGGTGGCAGAGGACCAGGAGGGGAAGCAGCCACAGCTCATCGTGATGGGCAACCTGGACCGGGAGCGCTGGGATTCCTATGACCTCACCATCAAGGTGCAGGATGGTGGCAGCCCCCCACGTGCCAGCAGTGCCCTGCTTCGAGTCACTGTGCTTGACACCAATGACAACGCCCCCAAGTTCGAGCGGCCCTCCTATGAGGCTGAGCTGTCTGAGAACAGCCCCATAGGCCACTCAGTCATCCAG GTGAAAGCCAATGACTCGGACCAAGGTGCCAATGCGGAGATTGACTACACCTTCCACCAGGCGCCTGAAGTGGTGAGGCGTCTTCTGCGACTGGACAGGAACACTGGACTTATTACTGTGCAGGGCCCTGTGGATCGTGAAGATGTAAGTACCCTGCGCTTCTCAGTGCTCGCCAAGGACCGAGGCACCAACCCCAAGAGTGCCCGCGCCCAAGTGGTGGTGACTGTGAAGGACATGAACGACAATGCCCCCACCATTGAGATCCGGGGCATAGGGTTGGTGACCCATCAAGACGGGATGGCGAACATCTCAGAAGATGTGGCAGAGGAGACAGCTGTAGCCCTGGTACAGGTATCTGACCGAGATGAGGGAGAGAATGCAGCTGTCACCTGTGTGGTGGCAGGTGATGTGCCCTTCCAGCTACGCCAGGCCAGTGAGACGGGAAGTGACAGCAAAAAGAAGTACTTCCTGCAGACCACCACCCCACTCGACTACGAGAAGGTCAAAGACTACACCATAGAGATTGTGGCCGTGGACTCTGGCAACCCCCCACTCTCTAGTACCAACTCCCTCAAGGTACAGGTGGTAGACGTCAATGATAATGCACCTGTCTTCACCCAGAGCGTCACTGAGGTTGCCTTCCCAGAAAACAACAAGCCAGGTGAAGTGGTCACCGAAGTCACTGCCAGTGATGCTGACTCGGGCTCTAATGCTGAGCTGGTTTACTCTCTGGAGCCTGAGCCAGCCGCCAAGGGCCTCTTCACCATCTCACCTGAGACTGGAGAGATCCGGGTGAAGACATCCCTTGATCGGGAACAGCGGGACAGTTATGAGTTAAAGGTGGTGGCAGCCGACCGGGGCAGCCCCAGCCTGCAGGGCACAGCCACCGTCCTCGTCAACGTGCTGGACTGCAATGACAATGACCCCAAGTTTATGCTGAGCGGCTACAACTTCTCAGTGATGGAGAACATGCCGGCACTGAGTCCAGTGGGCATGGTGACCGTCATTGATGGGGATAAGGGGGAGAATGCCCGGGTACAGCTCACAGTGGAGCAGGACAATGGTGACTTTGTTATTCAGAATGGCACGGGCACGATTCTCTCCAGCCTGAGCTTTGATCGGGAACAGCAAAGCACCTATACATTCCAGCTGAAGGCGGTGGATGGCGGTGTCCCACCTCGCTCAGCTTATGTTGGTGTCACCATCAACGTGCTGGATGAGAATGACAATGCACCTTTTATCACCGCCCCTTCCAACACCTCCCACCGGCTGTTGACCCCCCAGACCCGTCTTGGTGAGACGGTCAGCCAGGTGACAGCTGAGGACATTGACTCTGGTGTCAATGCTGAGTTGACCTATAGCATTGCTGGTGGCAACCCTTACGGACTCTTCCAGATCGGGTCACATTCAGGTGCCATCACCCTCGAGAAGGAGATTGAGCGGCGCCACCACGGGCTGCACCGCCTAGTGGTAAAGGTCAGTGACCGTGGCAAGCCCCCACGCTATGGCACAGCCTTGGTCCACCTTTATGTCAACGAGACCCTGGCCAACCGCACCCTGCTAGAGACCCTGCTGGGCCACAGCCTGGACACGCCACTGGACATCGACATTGCTGGGGACCCGGAATACGAGCGCTCCAAGCAGCGTGGCAACATCCTCTTTGGTGTGGTGGCTGGTGTTGTGGCTGTGGCCTTGCTCATTGCCCTGGCAGTGCTCGTGCGCTACTGCCGGCAGCGGGAAGCCAAGAGTGGCTACCAGGCCGGTAAGAAGGAGACCAAGGACCTGTATGCCCCCAAGCCCAGCAGCAAAGCctccaagggaaacaaaagcaagggCAAGAAGAGCAAGTCCCCAAAGCCTGTGAAGCCAGTGGAAGATGAGGACGAGGCCGGGCTGCAGAAATCTCTCAAGTTCAATCTGATGAGCGACGCCCCTGGGGACAGCCCCCGCATCCACCTGCCCCTCAACTATCCACCGGGCAGCCCTGACCTGGGCCGCCACTACCGCTCTAACTCCCCACTGCCTTCCATCCAGCTGCAGCCCCAGTCACCCTCGGCCTCCAAGAAGCACCAGGTGGTGCAGGACCTGCCACCCGCAAACACATTCGTGGGCACAGGTGACACCACGTCCACAGGCTCTGAGCAGTACTCCGACTACAGCTACCGCACCAACCCCCCCAAATACCCCAGCAAGCAG TTACCTCACCGCCGCGTCACATTCTCCGCCACCAGTCAGGCCCAGGAGCTGCAGGACCCGTCCCAGCACAGTTACTATGACAGTGGCCTGGAGGAGTCTGAGACGCCGTCCAGCAAGTCGTCCTCGGGACCCCGGCTCGGCCCCCTGGCTCTGCCCGAGGACCACTACGAGCGCACGACGCCCGATGGCAGCATAGGAGAGATGGAGCACCCTGAGAACG ACCTGCGCCCTTTGCCTGATGTTGCCATGACAGGCACATGTACCCAGGAGTGCAGCGAGTTTGGCCACTCCGACACATGCTGGATGCCTGGCCAGTCGTCTCCCAGCCGCCGGACCAAGAGCAGCGCCCTCAAACTCTCCACCTTCGTGCCTTACCAGGACCGAGGAGGGCAGGAGCCTGTGGGCGCCGGCAGCCCCAGCCCCCCGGAAGACCGGAACACCAAAACGGCCCCCGTGCGCCTCCTGCCCTCCTACAGTGCCTTCTCCCACAGTAGCCATGATTCCTGCAAGGACTCGGCCACCTTGGAGGAAATCCCCCTGACCCAGACCTCGGACTTCCCACCTGCAGCCACACCGGCATCTGCCCAGACAGCCAAGCGCGAGATCTACCTGTGA
- the PCDH1 gene encoding protocadherin-1 isoform X3: MDSRAGGRRCPEAALLILEPARMGPLRPSPGPGRQQLLLPPLLLTLLLLLAASPGHATRVVYKVLEEQPPNTLIGSLAADYGFPDMGHLYKLEVGAPYLRVDGKTGDIFTTETSIDREGLRECQNQLPGEPCILEFEVSITDLVQNGSPRLLEGQIEVQDINDNTPNFASPVITLPIPENTNIGSLFPIPVASDRDAGPNGVASYELQAGPEAQELFGLQVAEDQEGKQPQLIVMGNLDRERWDSYDLTIKVQDGGSPPRASSALLRVTVLDTNDNAPKFERPSYEAELSENSPIGHSVIQVKANDSDQGANAEIDYTFHQAPEVVRRLLRLDRNTGLITVQGPVDREDVSTLRFSVLAKDRGTNPKSARAQVVVTVKDMNDNAPTIEIRGIGLVTHQDGMANISEDVAEETAVALVQVSDRDEGENAAVTCVVAGDVPFQLRQASETGSDSKKKYFLQTTTPLDYEKVKDYTIEIVAVDSGNPPLSSTNSLKVQVVDVNDNAPVFTQSVTEVAFPENNKPGEVVTEVTASDADSGSNAELVYSLEPEPAAKGLFTISPETGEIRVKTSLDREQRDSYELKVVAADRGSPSLQGTATVLVNVLDCNDNDPKFMLSGYNFSVMENMPALSPVGMVTVIDGDKGENARVQLTVEQDNGDFVIQNGTGTILSSLSFDREQQSTYTFQLKAVDGGVPPRSAYVGVTINVLDENDNAPFITAPSNTSHRLLTPQTRLGETVSQVTAEDIDSGVNAELTYSIAGGNPYGLFQIGSHSGAITLEKEIERRHHGLHRLVVKVSDRGKPPRYGTALVHLYVNETLANRTLLETLLGHSLDTPLDIDIAGDPEYERSKQRGNILFGVVAGVVAVALLIALAVLVRYCRQREAKSGYQAGKKETKDLYAPKPSSKASKGNKSKGKKSKSPKPVKPVEDEDEAGLQKSLKFNLMSDAPGDSPRIHLPLNYPPGSPDLGRHYRSNSPLPSIQLQPQSPSASKKHQVVQDLPPANTFVGTGDTTSTGSEQYSDYSYRTNPPKYPSKQLPHRRVTFSATSQAQELQDPSQHSYYDSGLEESETPSSKSSSGPRLGPLALPEDHYERTTPDGSIGEMEHPENEPAGRSRP, from the exons CCCTCCTGATTCTAGAGCCTGCCAGGATGGGGCCCCTGAGGCCTAGCCCAGGCCCTGGGAGGCAACAGTTGCTGCTGCCTCCCTTGTTACTGACACTGCTGCTTCTGCTGGCCGCATCCCCAGGCCATGCCACTCGGGTGGTGTACAAGGTGCTGGAGGAACAGCCACCCAACACCCTCATTGGGAGCCTCGCAGCTGACTACGGTTTTCCAGATATGGGCCACCTGTACAAACTAGAGGTAGGCGCCCCGTACCTGCGGGTGGATGGCAAGACGGGAGACATCTTCACCACGGAGACCTCTATCGACCGCGAGGGGCTCCGTGAATGCCAGAACCAGCTCCCCGGTGAGCCCTGCATCCTGGAGTTTGAGGTGTCTATTACAGACCTCGTGCAGAATGGCAGTCCCCGGCTGTTAGAGGGCCAGATAGAGGTACAGGACATCAATGACAACACGCCCAACTTCGCCTCGCCAGTCATCACATTACCCATCCCTGAGAACACCAACATCGGCTCACTCTTCCCCATCCCGGTGGCTTCTGACCGTGATGCTGGCCCCAACGGTGTGGCGTCCTATGAGCTGCAGGCCGGGCCCGAGGCCCAGGAGCTATTTGGGCTTCAGGTGGCAGAGGACCAGGAGGGGAAGCAGCCACAGCTCATCGTGATGGGCAACCTGGACCGGGAGCGCTGGGATTCCTATGACCTCACCATCAAGGTGCAGGATGGTGGCAGCCCCCCACGTGCCAGCAGTGCCCTGCTTCGAGTCACTGTGCTTGACACCAATGACAACGCCCCCAAGTTCGAGCGGCCCTCCTATGAGGCTGAGCTGTCTGAGAACAGCCCCATAGGCCACTCAGTCATCCAG GTGAAAGCCAATGACTCGGACCAAGGTGCCAATGCGGAGATTGACTACACCTTCCACCAGGCGCCTGAAGTGGTGAGGCGTCTTCTGCGACTGGACAGGAACACTGGACTTATTACTGTGCAGGGCCCTGTGGATCGTGAAGATGTAAGTACCCTGCGCTTCTCAGTGCTCGCCAAGGACCGAGGCACCAACCCCAAGAGTGCCCGCGCCCAAGTGGTGGTGACTGTGAAGGACATGAACGACAATGCCCCCACCATTGAGATCCGGGGCATAGGGTTGGTGACCCATCAAGACGGGATGGCGAACATCTCAGAAGATGTGGCAGAGGAGACAGCTGTAGCCCTGGTACAGGTATCTGACCGAGATGAGGGAGAGAATGCAGCTGTCACCTGTGTGGTGGCAGGTGATGTGCCCTTCCAGCTACGCCAGGCCAGTGAGACGGGAAGTGACAGCAAAAAGAAGTACTTCCTGCAGACCACCACCCCACTCGACTACGAGAAGGTCAAAGACTACACCATAGAGATTGTGGCCGTGGACTCTGGCAACCCCCCACTCTCTAGTACCAACTCCCTCAAGGTACAGGTGGTAGACGTCAATGATAATGCACCTGTCTTCACCCAGAGCGTCACTGAGGTTGCCTTCCCAGAAAACAACAAGCCAGGTGAAGTGGTCACCGAAGTCACTGCCAGTGATGCTGACTCGGGCTCTAATGCTGAGCTGGTTTACTCTCTGGAGCCTGAGCCAGCCGCCAAGGGCCTCTTCACCATCTCACCTGAGACTGGAGAGATCCGGGTGAAGACATCCCTTGATCGGGAACAGCGGGACAGTTATGAGTTAAAGGTGGTGGCAGCCGACCGGGGCAGCCCCAGCCTGCAGGGCACAGCCACCGTCCTCGTCAACGTGCTGGACTGCAATGACAATGACCCCAAGTTTATGCTGAGCGGCTACAACTTCTCAGTGATGGAGAACATGCCGGCACTGAGTCCAGTGGGCATGGTGACCGTCATTGATGGGGATAAGGGGGAGAATGCCCGGGTACAGCTCACAGTGGAGCAGGACAATGGTGACTTTGTTATTCAGAATGGCACGGGCACGATTCTCTCCAGCCTGAGCTTTGATCGGGAACAGCAAAGCACCTATACATTCCAGCTGAAGGCGGTGGATGGCGGTGTCCCACCTCGCTCAGCTTATGTTGGTGTCACCATCAACGTGCTGGATGAGAATGACAATGCACCTTTTATCACCGCCCCTTCCAACACCTCCCACCGGCTGTTGACCCCCCAGACCCGTCTTGGTGAGACGGTCAGCCAGGTGACAGCTGAGGACATTGACTCTGGTGTCAATGCTGAGTTGACCTATAGCATTGCTGGTGGCAACCCTTACGGACTCTTCCAGATCGGGTCACATTCAGGTGCCATCACCCTCGAGAAGGAGATTGAGCGGCGCCACCACGGGCTGCACCGCCTAGTGGTAAAGGTCAGTGACCGTGGCAAGCCCCCACGCTATGGCACAGCCTTGGTCCACCTTTATGTCAACGAGACCCTGGCCAACCGCACCCTGCTAGAGACCCTGCTGGGCCACAGCCTGGACACGCCACTGGACATCGACATTGCTGGGGACCCGGAATACGAGCGCTCCAAGCAGCGTGGCAACATCCTCTTTGGTGTGGTGGCTGGTGTTGTGGCTGTGGCCTTGCTCATTGCCCTGGCAGTGCTCGTGCGCTACTGCCGGCAGCGGGAAGCCAAGAGTGGCTACCAGGCCGGTAAGAAGGAGACCAAGGACCTGTATGCCCCCAAGCCCAGCAGCAAAGCctccaagggaaacaaaagcaagggCAAGAAGAGCAAGTCCCCAAAGCCTGTGAAGCCAGTGGAAGATGAGGACGAGGCCGGGCTGCAGAAATCTCTCAAGTTCAATCTGATGAGCGACGCCCCTGGGGACAGCCCCCGCATCCACCTGCCCCTCAACTATCCACCGGGCAGCCCTGACCTGGGCCGCCACTACCGCTCTAACTCCCCACTGCCTTCCATCCAGCTGCAGCCCCAGTCACCCTCGGCCTCCAAGAAGCACCAGGTGGTGCAGGACCTGCCACCCGCAAACACATTCGTGGGCACAGGTGACACCACGTCCACAGGCTCTGAGCAGTACTCCGACTACAGCTACCGCACCAACCCCCCCAAATACCCCAGCAAGCAG TTACCTCACCGCCGCGTCACATTCTCCGCCACCAGTCAGGCCCAGGAGCTGCAGGACCCGTCCCAGCACAGTTACTATGACAGTGGCCTGGAGGAGTCTGAGACGCCGTCCAGCAAGTCGTCCTCGGGACCCCGGCTCGGCCCCCTGGCTCTGCCCGAGGACCACTACGAGCGCACGACGCCCGATGGCAGCATAGGAGAGATGGAGCACCCTGAGAACG AGCCGGCTGGCCGGAGCAGGCCCTGA